From a region of the Sesamum indicum cultivar Zhongzhi No. 13 linkage group LG3, S_indicum_v1.0, whole genome shotgun sequence genome:
- the LOC105157482 gene encoding putative late blight resistance protein homolog R1B-16 has translation MASLAQNILFACFNRIQFHFPIRIWVYVSQEFTRKDIFLTILRSLTGLNEDMYRKSDQELARLVAFYLENRKFLIVMDDVWTPMNWEKLQIAPPKSNITVGKFLITTPHLEVAQYVNQNRPPHNLRFLTQEESWLLLCLEVFGKRMCPPELEDLEKLIANQCDGLPLAVVVIGDILVNKNSDLDDMSSRKKTWAEVSKSVSKYLSGDPERRMEKTIALSYDDLPRHLKACFLYLGMFPKDFEIPAWKLICMWIAEGFIQEKFGINLEETTYNYLEDLINRNLVRVEKRRPDSRVKTCRIHVMLRDFCIKEAGNERENFLQEMERSIYGFEPSISELQKFRRLCIHSSILNFISFKPYGPRALPTENASAIPAAFKLLRVLEVNPIKFTRIPADMYQLVQLRYLSLSINLAILPEAFSKLWNIQTLITFNSQHLKTPSNQDKIKQYEI, from the coding sequence ATGGCTTCTCTTGCACAAAATATCTTGTTTGCCTGTTTCAACAGAATCCAATTCCATTTCCCCATCCGCATATGGGTTTATGTCTCTCAAGAGTTCACAAGAAAAGACATCTTTCTTACCATTCTGAGAAGTCTTACTGGGCTCAATGAGGACATGTATCGCAAAAGTGATCAAGAGTTAGCACGACTAGTTGCGTTTTATTTAGAGAATCGGAAGTTCTTGATTGTCATGGATGATGTTTGGACACCTATGAATTGGGAAAAACTCCAGATTGCTCCCCCAAAGAGCAATATTACTGTGGGTAAATTCTTAATTACCACTCCTCATCTTGAAGTGGCTCAGTATGTTAACCAAAATAGGCCACCCCACAATTTGCGTTTCTTGACTCAAGAGGAGAGTTGGTTGTTGCTGTGTTTGGAGGTTTTCGGTAAGCGAATGTGCCCTCCTGAGTTGGAAGATCTAGAAAAACTAATTGCAAATCAGTGTGACGGGTTACCCTTGGCAGTTGTGGTTATAGGAGACATTCTTGTCAACAAAAATTCAGATTTAGATGACATGagttcaagaaagaaaacatggGCAGAAGTATCTAAAAGTGTGAGTAAATATCTTAGTGGGGACCCGGAAAGACGTATGGAGAAAACTATAGCATTGAGTTATGATGACTTGCCTCGTCACCTCAAAGCATGCTTTCTCTATTTGGGGATGTTCCCGAAAGACTTTGAGATCCCTGCTTGGAAATTAATCTGCATGTGGATTGCAGAAGGATTCATACAAGAAAAGTTTGGTATTAACTTGGAAGAAACTACATACAACTACTTGGAGGATCTTATTAATAGGAATTTAGTAAGAGTTGAGAAAAGGAGACCCGATAGTAGAGTTAAAACATGTCGCATTCATGTGATGCTACGTGACTTTTGCATAAAAGAAGCTGGGAACGAAAGGGAAAATTTTCTCCAAGAAATGGAAAGGTCTATCTATGGATTTGAACCTTCAATTTCTGAATTACAAAAGTTTCGTCGTCTTTGTATTCATTCCAGCATCCTAAACTTTATCTCTTTCAAGCCTTATGGTCCTCGTGCCCTGCCAACGGAAAACGCTTCAGCCATTCCTGCAGCTTTCAAATTGCTCAGAGTCCTAGAAGTCAATCCCATCAAATTTACAAGAATCCCTGCTGACATGTACCAGTTGGTTCAGTTGAGGTATCTCTCTCTGTCCATCAATTTAGCAATCCTTCCTGAGGCTTTCTCAAAGCTTTGGAACATACAAACTCTTATCACATTTAATTCCCAACATTTGAAGACTCCATCAAATCAAGATAAGATAAaacaatatgaaatttaa
- the LOC105157481 gene encoding protein JINGUBANG-like produces the protein MEEIQKWLANGYVNNTEILSKSPSDLSSSATTSTSQETHSARTLCEDTSFNSLGSSSCNNYTGCPIQAKPSSISHFCIATLGTLTPQISCLAVQNTTLYAASIKEINVFDLISFELVDAFGPGLGLVKSIAFSDGKIFTAHQDCKIRVWKQVITSSSKQKHQLISTLPTFKDRLLNCMFAKNYVQVRRHKRQLWIQHADAVSGLAVNNDAGLMYSVSWDKSFKIWQISSDMHCLESVRAHSDAVNAIIVNPLDKTIYTGSADGYIKVWRKPDGRKKHQLLTAIAKHKSSVNALALTRDGSILCSGGGDKKILVWEKGNENYQNHDHMFVSCCLKGHGGPILCLVHVNGVLISGSSDRTVRIWKYGKGFGGSCLAVLEGHSKPVKSLVGIPGADLNDSLRVFSGSLDGEIRAWKVIISDESD, from the coding sequence ATGGAGGAAATCCAAAAATGGCTTGCAAATGGTTATGTTAATAACACAGAGATCCTCTCAAAATCTCCATCTGATCTGTCATCTTCTGCTACAACTAGTACCAGCCAAGAAACACACAGTGCACGCACACTGTGTGAAGACACAAGTTTCAACAGTCTTGGATCCAGTTCATGTAATAACTACACTGGTTGTCCGATCCAAGCAAAACCCTCTTCTATTTCCCATTTCTGCATTGCCACCCTAGGAACCCTAACCCCACAGATCAGCTGCCTGGCAGTGCAAAACACCACCCTCTATGCTGCATCCATCAAAGAGATAAATGTCTTTGATTTGATCAGTTTTGAACTCGTGGATGCGTTCGGGCCCGGGTTGGGTTTGGTCAAGTCCATCGCATTTAGTGACGGAAAAATCTTCACAGCCCATCAAGATTGCAAGATTAGGGTCTGGAAGCAGGTGATCACATCTTCGAGTAAACAGAAGCACCAGCTAATCTCGACGCTTCCCACGTTCAAAGATCGTCTGTTAAACTGTATGTTCGCGAAGAACTACGTTCAGGTCAGGCGACACAAGCGGCAACTCTGGATTCAGCACGCGGATGCCGTCTCAGGATTAGCAGTGAACAATGATGCTGGATTAATGTATTCGGTTTCATGGGATAAGAGCTTCAAGATATGGCAAATATCGTCGGACATGCACTGTCTGGAGTCCGTCAGGGCGCATTCCGATGCTGTAAACGCCATTATCGTCAACCCTTTGGATAAAACTATCTACACGGGCTCTGCAGACGGGTACATAAAAGTGTGGAGAAAACCTGACGGCAGAAAAAAGCACCAGTTGCTAACAGCTATAGCTAAGCACAAATCCAGCGTCAATGCACTGGCATTGACACGGGACGGGTCGATTCTGTGCTCTGGAGGCGgcgataaaaaaattcttgtgtGGGAGAAGGGtaatgaaaattatcaaaatcatgatcatatgtttgtttcttgttgtttgaaaggGCATGGAGGGCCGATTTTGTGTCTGGTGCATGTAAATGGTGTGCTGATAAGTGGTTCATCAGATAGAACTGTGAGAATCTGGAAATACGGGAAAGGTTTCGGGGGAAGCTGTTTGGCAGTCCTGGAAGGGCATAGCAAACCTGTAAAGTCCCTGGTGGGAATTCCGGGGGCAGATTTGAATGATAGTTTGAGAGTTTTCAGTGGAAGCCTGGATGGAGAAATCAGGGCCTGGAAGGTCATCATTTCTGATGAAAGTGattga
- the LOC105157483 gene encoding uncharacterized protein LOC105157483, with protein sequence MAKELDVLKLQPGGNPGISLVTILFDGTNFLSWSRSIKLALTAKMKLSFINGENKKPEKNAKEFEQWIRTDSMVASWILNSIKREIADCFMYTNTSRALWKELKNRYGQSNGPMEYQLKKELSAVIQGTMPLFAYFSKIMRLWDELSCITPTPSCTCGNCTCGASKESARIKENDQLI encoded by the coding sequence ATGGCTAAAGAATTGGATGTTTTGAAACTGCAACCGGGAGGTAATCCAGGGATTAGCCTGGTAACCATACTATTCGATGGAACAAACTTTCTCTCATGGAGCCGTTCCATAAAGTTGGCACTCACTGCAAAGATGAAACTCTCCTTCATtaatggagaaaataaaaaaccagAAAAGAATGCAAAAGAATTTGAGCAGTGGATAAGAACCGATTCTATGGTGGCTTCATGGATATTGAATTCCATCAAGAGAGAGATAGCAGATTGTTTCATGTACACAAATACATCAAGAGCACTATGGAAAGAACTGAAAAACAGATATGGCCAAAGTAATGGGCCAATGGAGTATCAACTCAAGAAGGAATTAAGTGCTGTCATTCAAGGGACAATGCCCTTGTTTGCATACTTCTCCAAGATCATGAGATTATGGGATGAACTTTCTTGTATCACTCCCACACCTAGCTGTACCTGTGGCAACTGCACCTGTGGAGCATCAAAAGAATCTGcaagaattaaagaaaatgatcaGCTCATTTAA